The segment ATGAAACCCATCCCTGGTCtggctctgtccctgctgcatCCCCTGTATGGCACTGCTGATCCTCGCAAGGCAGGTGATCAGAGGGACCAGCCTTTTCCTGGTTGGGAAGCTCAGAGCTGAACACCCTGATGCATTACTCTCAAGCTTCCAGCAGTAACCCCAAACCCATCTATAGTCATATCCCAGCCCCACTGACAAGGTCCATAGTGGGGTGCAGGTACTTCTCCAAGCAGAGATGCGGTCTCGGGAGACAGGGAGGTGGGTGAAGTATGGAAGACAGGGGATGAGGGTGGTTCAGCCAGCACAGGCAGAtgtggagatggagatggataGGACCCACAGTGTGCAAGCTAAGGACCTGCAGGGTGCACAGCAGGCAGCGGGATGCCAAGGAGCATCCTGCACCTTACACCAGAGtccagcactgctccttgcTCAGGACAGCTTGGTCTCCAGGCAGGGTTCCCTGTCCCCCAGGACAACCAGGAGCTGAGATCTTGGGAGGAGCAGGGCACAGGAGCCCTTCAAAGCTTGGTTACAGAAGAGAGACTTGGAGGAGCATGCTGCAGGAGGGACTACTGTTCCCGCATAGAGCAGCCAGGCCCTGGGGAGGAGGGCTgctccccctctgctccctcAAGCCCTGCCAGGCACAGGAGAGAAGCAGCTCCGGAGGCAGGGGCTGACTCCCCCAGCCATGGAGGAAGGGCTCAGCCCTGGCGTCCCTGCAGAATTACAGCTTGGTCAGGAGAAAGGGAGCTGTCAGCGTCAGGCTGCTGCTGTATGCAGCTTCCCAAGTGTGTTTACACCCATCCCACCATTGCCATGGGGCGATCCATGGGTCTGCCCCAGAACAAATCCACGCTGACACCAACAGGGAGAGATGGGGCAGGTGGGAGCAGAGAGTAGTGCAGGGGAGCACATCTCTCCAAAGCACACGAGAGGGATCCTCTGCTCGCCTCTTGCTCCCCTTCTCATTCCCTGACTGACACCAGATGTGAGCAGGTCTGTGGTGAGCACCGTCCCCaggcccagcagctcccaccgcAAGCACCATGAGGACCTTCTCCCCTGCCTGTCCTGAGCCAGCCCCACTGCTTGCCACCTTCACTCAGCAGCATCCCAGGGAGGGGGATGGATAATGTTGTCACCCTCCCCATAGCAcagaggggaaactgaggcaggggtccttctgtagggccttgggagaggagggcaggtcctgctgccTCTTGCTCCTCCCAGCGCTCAGGGGAGCCAGGGACCCGCACGgggctgtcactgtcactgtccCTAGGAGGACACAGCGCTCCCCCCAGCTCTCTTCCCCCTTGAAATCTGGATTTAAACTTGATTTCACGGTGACAAGCCCCCGGGTCACAGGCTGCAGCGGCTGCTGCTTTAATTAATACAAGTCCCAACGTtaacaaattatatttaaaggggctggagggagggggaagggcGGGGGACTCCCCCCCACCAGCACCAGCGTTAAcccctggctgcctgcagcgcACAAGTTTCGGAGCGGGCAGAGGGGAGCTCCCACTCACCCGGGGAGATGGAGCCGGACGGGGGCGGTGAGTGCTGGGAGGCCGCGTTCTGGAAGGCAGGCGGCCCCCAGCCGCCCCAATTCTCCTTTGGGATCGGCAGAGCCGAGAAGTGGGGGGGAACCGGCCCGATCCCCCGCCCCGGTGCGCGGTCCCCGGCGCAGAGCCCGAAGGTACCGATGCCGGCGGCACCTCTCCCCCGACGGTGGCAGCGGCCCCCGGCGCCGCTCCCGCATCCCCCGGCCTCCCGCGGGCCAGAgcggggaaactgaggcaggcCGGGCTGCGGCTGGGGCGGCTCGGGCCGGGAGGAAGGCGAGAAGCTCCCGGAGCGGGGGGAGCGGCGGCCCTGACAGCGCCCGGAgcgcggggagcggggcggcggggcgcgcggggcggcggggggacCGCGCCGGGGGGGAGGACCGCAGCGGGGGGAGGACCCGTGGAGCCCCCTCCGCGGCTCGACCCCGGAGCGGGGCTGCGCGCAGCGGCTTGCCGGGGGTCGGGGCGCCGGGGGTGGGGGCAGCTCCTACCTGGGTACCcagaggctgagcagcagcGAGCAGAGTCCGTGGGCCAGGGCCGGGCGCATCTTCGCTGGGGCAGCGGCTGTgcgggctgcgggcgggcgggcgcCTTTGGGGCAGGGGCGGCGGGGCTCGGCGCTGCTCTCTGCCCGCTTTGTTTGTTGTgggttgtttgcttgtttgtgttttcccctctcctccctctcacTGGCTCCCTGCGCGCCGGGGCTCGGCTCGCCGGGGCGGCTCTGCCATCCTCCCGGGATGCCccccccgccgcctcccgccgccccNNNNNNNNNNNNNNNNNNNNNNNNNNNNNNNNNNNNNNNNNNNNNNNNNNNNNNNNNNNNNNNNNNNNNNNNNNNNNNNNNNNNNNNNNNNNNNNNNNNNNNNNNNNNNNNNNNNNNNNNNNNNNNNNNNNNNNNNNNNNNNNNNNNNNNNNNNNNNNNNNNNNNNNNNNNNNNNNNNNNNNNNNNNNNNNNNNNNNNNNNNNNNNNNNNNNNNNNNNNNNNNNNNNNNNNNNNNNNNNNNNNNNNNNNNNNNNNNNNNNNNNNNNNNNNNNNNNNNNNNNNNNNNNNNNNNNNNNNNNGAGCGGGCAGGGTCGCGGCCGGAGCGCCCCGGCAGCGCTGggcgcggagcggcggcggcggcggctctgCCTGGGATCGCGCTGCGCCGAGCATTACTCAGCGCCCGGAGCCCGAGTCCCGACACGTCCAGACAGGAGCCCGCGGGGGAAGGACGGGGCAGAGAGGGTGGCAGCGGGGCGGGGAGGCGGCGTGTCGCACGCAGCCTGGCGGGGAGGGAGCGGGCGGCGCGGGGGGAGCGGGCACGGAGCGGGGAAGAGCGTGCGGGGTGCCGGGATGAGGCGTGCGGGATGGGGAAGGGTGCGTGGGGAGCGGGGCGTGAGGGGTGCGGGGGTCATGAGCGCAGACGTTGGTGAACGGGGTGCAAGGTGAGTGTGCACGGTGCGAGGGGATTGGGGAGTGCAAACGGGACAGGAGGCTGTGGGCATGGGGTGAGTGTGCAAGGACTTGGGTGAGTGTGCAAAGGGTGTGCATAGAGCGTGGCTGAGTGTGCGTGGCTTGGGGTGAGCGTATGCAGGGTGTGGGGTGAGTGTGCGTGGTGTGTGTGCACAAAGCGCAGGTGAGTGCACGGGGTGCAGGGTGGGTGTGCATGGCATGGGTGGGTGTGCATGGGGCACGGGTGGGTGTGCATGGGGTATGGGTGGTGTGCATGGGGCATGGGCAGAGAATTCATGAGTATGGAGGAGTATGTGTAACACAGAATGAGCATGCACAGGGCGTGGGGGGAGTGTACACAGCATGGGTGAGTGCGTGACAAGGGGAAGCGTGTACGCTGCATGGATTGTGCATGGTGCAGTGAGTGTGTGTAGTGAGTGTGCATGGAACGAGGAGAAAGTGGGAGCGAGGGGGGTGAATGTGCATGGAGTGTACGGCAGCTGTGCGCAGCTGAGGTGAGCGTGTACTGGTGGGGCAAGCGTGAGCTTGGTGTGAACGTGCATGCGTGGGGCATGCTGCTAGTGCAGAGTGTTGCTGAGTGCTATGTGAGTCGGGTATGTGTTGCATGGGGGAGTGTGCATGGCATAGGGTAAGCACGTGGGGCATGAAGTGAGTGAGTGCATGCGGGGAGAGCCACGTGAAGTGGGCTGTCAGTGGGCACCATCTGCTTCAGATGCCCCGTCCCGGTGATGAGAACAGTGCTGGGGGACCCCTGAGGTCCCTGCCCTGGAGCCCCTTGGGAGCCAGCAGGTGCGGGCGGCCAGGAGAGGCGGGCAGTGCCCCCGCAGCTCCCACTGTCCCCAGCCACCACGGCCCACGCCACGCCGGCAGCTGGCAGCACGCTCCCCCCAGGCGGGCACCGCGTGTCTCTGTGCCGGCACAGCTGCGCTGGCGGGGGCTGCCAGCTTCACCAGCGTGTCGGTTCCTGTTTGCACCAGGGAGGAAAACGCATTTCCTTTGGGCAATGAGTTGTGAGCTGGTGCTGGGCCCCAAGGCTGTGCGGTTCCCCCCTGGGGACTGTGGAAGCCAGGGGCAGCATCCCCACCGAGGTCCGTTCTGCAGGGGCAGAGCCCCTGGAAAGCATCTTCCGGAGTTCCAGggtccccagggctgcagcgGCGCAGATGTTTGTGTGCTCACTGGGATCCTGCACACAGATCAATGCCAAGGGAAACCAGAGGGGGAACGCTTTcatcctcctccagcccctAATGACATAACCGCTTCCAAGAGCGAGCCTCTCACCCGTATGCTCCCACTGACTCTGGGAGGAGGCCCGTTTCCCACCACCTCGGTGCTGGAAGCAGAGGTGGGCAAGGGGAAGGCTGATCCTCCTGTCCCAGCAATGTCCCTGGGCTGAGGGAGAGACAGGTGACCCAGCAAAGCCCTTAAGCACAGGATTAAGCATTTGTCGTGGCCTGGGAACCATGGGTAACAGCCTGTGGGACAGGATCCGGCCCCTCCGAGCAGGGCTGCATGCAGAGGGCACAAGGCTGGCAGGAAATGTGATGGGGGGTCGCTGGCACAGCGCACTGTGGGCTGCACAGCTCGGGCAAGAGCACTTCAGCACCTTTTGTGGTGCATAAGCAGGTGCTCTGTGCAGGGGATGGGAAACAGCCATCCCCACCTCCTTCCACACCTCCCCACCTCCATCCCTCTATCCCTCCGCCCCTCTCTATCCTTCCCATCTGCTTGCCCAGCCAAGCTgccccctccttccctgcttctttccctttcccctttggAAAGGACCATGAAAATCTTCTCATCCAACCCCAGTGCCATGGGGAGCATCTCTCAATGGATCAGTTTGCCAAaagccacatccaacctggccttgaacactggagggatggagcatccacagctcttCTGGGCAACCTCAGACTCTTTAGCTCCTTCTGCTTTGGGATAAGCTATCCCCAAGCGATACAGCCCAGAGAACCATTCTGGATTTATGCAAAGCACTGGACTCTATGGAACCCCTGGGGATTTGGGATGTCCAGGGACAATCTCTCAGAAGTCAGTGTAGGAGGGTGCACCAGGGAATGAATGCCTGAGTGTGGTAGAGCTGCTGGATGGATGGAGGTGGAGGAGTGCTGGGTCAGGCACCCAGCCTGATGCCACCAGCATGGGGacctggagcaggaggaggaggaagaaggagctCATGCAGCTCACTCCTCACCATCTCCCTGCTTCCCCTGCCTACGGGACCAGAGCGACGGCTGCATGAGTCAATGTTTGGGGTGGGAACAGGGTGACCATGCTCCTGGCAGAGGTGTTACTCACCACAGAGCCCCCAGCATCACTGCCCTCCCTCTGGCTCATGGCCGGCAACCTGCTCGGGGCTGCTTGCTGTGACTCAGGTGCGAGCCACCCGGCCACGCAGCCAGCCCAGCCTGTCTGCCcggctgcctggggctgggacAGCCTGCGGGTCAGGGTGCTGGTGTGGCCGGGAAGAGGACCTAAGTGGCAGTGAGCCCAGAGCCCTGCTTCTGGCAGGGAGAGCATGTCCCAAAGGACCGTGCTGGTGGCTGTTGTGGTGGGAAGGCCCTAGGGCTGGGGATGCGTTGGGCAGCTCAGAATGGATGGGGTCCCATGGCTGTATGGGTGACATCTGTCCCTGGAGCTGGAGAGAGCGGGGATTGAGCAAGGTGGTGACAGCAGCTGtctggagcaggggctgggaggaTGTGGGGGCCCCCGGGAGAGCAGTGCCAGGGTTGTGAGAGCTTCAGCTGGGACTTCGCAGAGGTTGAGGGTGGTTTTGGGTGCTGCTGTCTGAGCTTTCCCTCAGCCAAGCCAGTATCCATGTTTCCCATCCTCTCCCTATCTGTATTACTAAAAACTTTcctaaaaagcttttttttttttttttttttttttttttgccaaaacaGTCTGGTTCTGGTCTCTGTCcagaggggattttttttctccgaGTTTGATTGAATTAGTCTGTCCGGCTGTTTTCAACTCGAGCAACTGAAGGGAAAATTGTGCTCTTcccatttgaaaaacaaataaaaacgAAGCCATTAACATCGCAGCACTTGGGCagtgttgttattatttttaaccaaaataCTATAAACTTCCCTTTTTCCCTGGGGAAGCTTTGTAGTGTACACTACCCAGCACCAAGATCTGGGATCAttcccctccaccccccccaCACCGCATGATCTTCCGTACGCAACCAGCCTATGCCCACCCCATACATCCCCATGCACCCCCGGACCCCCCCGGCCGGGCCGTGGCTCCCCCTAGCGGCCGCCCGGCGCCACGCAGCGCGCCCCGCATCCCGCGTTGCCACGGCGATGGCGGGGATGCTGCGGGGGCTGTGGGGGTTTTGGGGGGTGTCTAAGGGTCTGGAGGGGGTGAGGATCTAGGGAGTCCTGGGGCACTTCTGGGCGCCTGGGGGGCTGCTAGGGAGATGAGGGGTCCCAGGAAGCTGGGATCTCCGTTTTCCAGCTTCTTATCCCTCTTTGGGGATTTTCAGCCTCTGGGGCAATGGCAGGAAGGACACAGGTCAGATCCCATACAACAATCTCTTGCCTTCCGCAGGCATCCAGCCCTCCAGTGCCATGCGCGCTCAGCCCATTGTGGGGAAGCTGAGGCAGCGCCCAAGGAAGCAGGTTGCAGAAGGCCGGGATGGAGCCAAGGAacactgctcccagccccagcacagcccctgcacTCTGACATCTCCCAGCGAGTCACCATTCAGAGCAACTGGGACAATGCAGAGGAACAGCAGCGGTGACACAGAGCTAAGATACATGCAAACAAACACATGGGGACAGGGTCACCGACAAACGCATGCTGACAACTTGCCATGCACTCGTGGACATGCACGGAGCCACGTGGGCGAACCTTTTGCACACACACGAGGttctcacacacacagcagTGGGTGTGTGCATGGAAACAGATGCCCACGTGCAGCCATGACCACGCGTAGGCGTGCAACCTGAGCGTGCacactgcagctgcctgctcacACACGCAACTTGGCACACACACCCATGTGCTTCAGGGCCATGCGTGCGGCTGGGAGTTCCCGGGAGCCCCGCGTGCCGCCCCTCTGCCGGGGCCAGGAGGGAATTTCCAGCTCTAAAGCTGCAGTTGACAGATGTAGATGCTCCCGCCCCAACGCTCCCTGGGCCAAGTTAATGGTTCGTCAGCACCCTGATTGTTGTTTGATGGATGGGGCGGGCAAGGAGCATGCCGCCGGGGTCTGCTGGTGGGCAtcgctgctgctcctctccccgTGTTTGCCCAGCAGAGTATGGGCTGCTCAGgttccccagccctgcctggctctgTGCCGCCCAGGTGAGGCTGCACGTGGCCCACGGCATGCCAAGCGAATGCCTCGCATGCCACCAACCCCACAGTGCCAGAAGCGCCGTGTGGGGCTCTGCCATGCCAGGCCCTCCAGCAAAGATAGCTGGAGATGGAGTGAGAAGAACAGAAGATGCCAGCAAGACGCTCGAAGCCCATCACTGCGGCATCCGGGCGGGTGGCGGTGCCTGCTGTGGAAAGGCAAGCAGAGGGCACACCGGCTTTAAATAGCTTTATTAGTGGAAGCTCTGCGCTGCAGCCCCGCTGCGGGGCCGTGGGGATGCTGGGCAGCGTCCCCACGCTGCAGGGACATCCAACCGCAGAGCTGGGCTCACAGTCCCCTAGCCCATAAAGTCCCACTGCGTCATCTCTCCGTGTCCCCGTGCCCTCAGCACCGTCCTGGGGGCGGCCCCCCAAGCGTCCTCGCCCCGCGGAGAGGCCGTCAGACGCAGAGGCTGAGCTCCTGGCGGACGGAGCACTTGCGGCACTGCACCACGCAGCACCAGTGGAAGCGGCACAGACAGTTCTCCTCCAGCACCACGGTCTCGTCACGGTGCCCGCGCCCGCAGCACAGCAGGTCACAGCCGCTCGTGTCCATGGCCGTGCTGTTGCAGACGCGGCCCCGCGTGCCCAGCGAGCCCGTCTTGCGGTTGGCCGAGCAGAAATCGGGCGAGTCGGCCGAGTAGATGAGGTCCTGCTTGTCTGGAGGTTTGATGTTGTCGCCCACCGGGATGAGGGTCTTCCCGTCATTGCCCCCCATCACTTTGAAGGCACCGTTGAAGCGCTCGAGCAGGCGGTCGCCCACCTCACGGAAATGGGGCATCTTGCGCCAGCAGGTGCGCAGCGTGCAGGAGCCCGAAAGCCCGTGGCATTTGCACTCTGTCCTCATGTAGCTGCGCACTGCCTGTGGACAGACGGCAGCGCTGAGCCCCTGGTACTCCCCTGCTACCCACATCccagcatccctgcatccctaCATCCCTGCATCTCAGCATTCTGGCATCCCAGCATCCGTACCTCCCAGCAACCCTGCATCCCTGCATCACAGTATCACAGCACCCTGCATCCttgcatccctgcatccctgcatccctgtATCCCTTCATCtctgcatccctgcatccccagTCCAATGGTGTAACCCTGGAGATGATGGACTGGGGGGCTCCCAAAGGACTTCCAAACCATACTGGGCTCTGTAGGGATGATGCTCTGTGCTTCACCCAAAAGAGAGTAAGGTGATGCTAAAGAGAGCAGGGAGTGCACGGAGCCTTACCAAGCGCCCAGCCTCGTTGTTGTGCAGATCAATGAGTGCACGGATGTCATTTTTGCCCTTCTTGCTCTTGGCGTCCATGAACTGCTGCGACTTCTCGTAGCCAAACTGCACATcgtccccgcagcccccccaTTCCCAGGCCGTGCCTTCGGTGCCCGGCCCCGCTGTGGGCGAGGGGGGTGCCCGGCTCCGTGTCAGCTCGCAgccacactgcagcagctcGCCCATGCTGCAGGCCTGTGTGATGGCATGGCTGACACCGGCAGCTGTGATGGCGTACACGAAGGCTGTCTCCCGGATATCTGCAGGGGAACAGAGGGGGACAAGGTGCGAGGTGACAGTGAGGATGCCATCCTGCCTGCTCTCCCCCTATACCCGCTTTGCCATGGGGTGCTGCCTGcccccctccctgctccagcGCAGCCTCCACCCCGCAGGATTATTTATTATTAGTATTTGCTCCTGTCTCTCTCTGCTCCGGGACACAAATTCCAAGCATCCTTCCCCTGCCCGGACCTGCCGCTCGCAGCCGCAGCCAGCGGGGGATTCTGGCAGCGGGGGTGCGGCGCCCTGCTGGGGGGCTCACGGGTTACCCTGTGCCAGGTGGGTaccagggcagggctggcagggggTGGGGACACATTTCATTGGGGTGGCATGGGGACAGAGAGGAAGGGGGTGGCAAATGTGGGCCCTTTTGCAATCCGTGTAGAGAAGGAGAGGGGACTTAGGGAGGTGCTTTGGGGTGGTCACTGGGGTCACCTCTGATAACAGACACAGGGACACAAAGTCTCCTCATACCTATGGCAAAATTTGGGGTTCTCATCCTGCCTGGGGCCTCATcctgccaggagcagccccagcatcATAGCTGTGCCATGCCCCACGCACACTCTGACCCACCAACATACCACACGTGGTGGAGACGTGTGACACGTGCTCACGGTGACCCCATCTCTGCACACGTGCACATCTGCTCGCTCACTGCCAaccccagcagctctcaggtTGTCCCTCAGCCCTGCACTGTCACTCACTCCCTCCAGCTGGGACACAGCTGGCCAGGGGATGTGtccttgcagtgctgcaggggagtgctgtgtggtgctgaggacgggctggggagggaaggacAGCGCACGTGGCCTGCAGGAGGGCTGTTTCCACATCCCGCACCCTGAAATGCTCTCAGAACTGGGGGGCTCTGTGGGAAGAAAGGGAACTGGGCACATCGATGCCTTTTCAGCTGCGCCACCCAGGGAACAGCTGTCCCTTCTGCCCCCACTGGGCAGCTCCAGGAGGAGATTCCTGGTCTTGCACCAGCATCCCCGCTCCCCCCAGCACAGGGACTTATGTGGGACTGTTGCCCATGGAAGTGatcctgccagcacagcactttCCCCTCCTCCTGACCCCTCAGCCCCATGCCCTGGTGTTGGTGTGGTGGGGTTGGGTTAGACCAATGGATGGGTTTGGCTCATCCTGCCCTACAGCCACGCCTCAGGCACGGGAAGTGCATGCAGAGGTGATGCCCCAAGGGCAGGACAAGGGGTTTGCACGGTCTGGGCACCTGTGGGGCCACCTCCCACCCAggccccctcccctccccacatAGTGGGGTCCCGAGGGAACAGTAAATCACTGCCAGACGAGGGTGCATTCTTGGGCTGAGCGCAGCCCCGCGCTGTCTGGGAGCATCGCTAATTACTTCATTACAACACAGGGAGACATGTCCCGGCAGTGTGGCTGCaccacagagctctgagcaacccCCTCTGCATGCACACCCGTCTGCACACTCCGGCTCtgccccagctgtgccaggaggTGCGAGGCCCGGGGAATGTGGTTTCTGGGGAGCTGAGAGGCTGGACCTTACCCTGCTGCAGGATCTTGCCGAAGTACTTGCTGTGGCTGGTGCAGTTCCAGCGGCGGAAGCGAAATTGGTACTGGCACTCCCGCACGCCCAGCTTGGTGCCCTTGGCCACCTCCTGCACAATCTCTGGCTCCAGCTGGCACAGCTCCGCCTGCTTCCCCGCCAGCCGCTTCGTCTTGCGGCAGATGCTGTTGGGGTCCATGACCAGGGGGctccccactgccctgcaggAGGGACAGCGAGCAGAGCAAAACCAGCACCGGGCATGGCCGGACGCACCGCCGGGGACACCCAGCACGTGGGGGACGCTGATCCCTGCAGAACCAGCTGGGAATGGGGCAGAtccccagctgtggggctggagagtggtgctggctctgctgaTCCCAGCGCGGGAGGGCAAGTCTCAGCTGGGGCCCTGCCAAAGGCAGCTCCttgccagcacagctggagaGCCACGCACGCATCTCGGGCTGCAAGGCAAAGCCTGAGCACAACGGCACGCCGCCGGCTACAGAAATTCCTGTACTTCCCCAACACATTTTGCCCAGAGTGCCCTcatgcagctgcacagctgccGGCACCGTGCCCCGTGCCCTGTGCCGGGGTGGGCGATGGCCCAGCGGTGCCGCAGGCACGGGGCTGGCACGCCACGTGCTGACAGCCTCCTGTCCACGCTGCCCATCCCGCAGCACCAGGTGTCTCTGGCTGGCACGGGGCCCTGAGCCACCTGAATTGCAAAGGGAAGCTGCTGTGCCCCAGTGCTGTCCCATCCCTGGCACTGTGTGCCATCTCTGTCCCCCTCCTAGAGTGGAAGCTCCCAGGCCATGTTTTTGGGTGCAGCCCTGcttgctgctgagcactgcttcCAAACCCAGACAAGCCTTTATAGTCTGGCCAAGCCCCAGGGGCTCGAAAATCACAAGACAAATCTCTGTCTTTAAGTATGTCCTgggtttccttttttctctccctctctctcagcTTGGGGGCTGTGTTCGGGACGCGGGGCTGCAGGAACCACAAAGCCCCTCCTAAAGCCTAGTTTTGgggtggcagctctgtgcaggctgcccctgccccacacctaGTCTGGACCGGGCTGACCCATCCCTGAAAAAAACAGGGACAGAGGTTGGGATGGTGACATTTGCAAGCAGGGCTGGGTGTGGGTTGACTTGTCCTCTCAGCCAGGAAAACTGAGCCCTAATTCTTTACCTGGGGGTTTCAAGGACTAAAGCAATACAGAGCCTATGAACCCTGCCGCcagcagagaaactgaggcaaGCCCATGGGCCTGATGGGGAGCTCGCAGCCCACAGCTCAGTGTCCTTTTGCTCCACAGGCATCTCTGCTAAGGGGTGGGCAACTGGGGAAGCATCATGGGACAACAGTGCCCGGCTGCCTCCTAACTCAGCtgcagatggggaaactgaggcacgtgggcagcctgtcccatcCAATCCCATCCCGTCTCACCCCGTCCCGTCCCGTTCCGTCCCACCCCACGATATCCATGTGGCCATTCAAGCTCCCGTCCCAGGCTGGGAAGGCTTGGCTGGCTGATCCACTGGggtggggaagaagaggagctGGGGACGGGACTTTCATTAAGTGAGGACTCTTTGTACATCTTATAAAAATGATGCGCGAGCCCTCGGGCCCTCAGATCAAATGCTGAACTGCAGCTCACCCCGGCCGTGCCGGATCAGAGAGGCCGGCAGGATGGGGAGCGCTCGGCCCCAGCGGCACCGCGGGGGTCCCCACCCCTGCCGCCAGCCCCCGGCCGACCCAGCGAGGCGTGGGGTGGGCTGCCTAAGTCCGGCACAATATTAATTTCCGCTGGGCTCTGCTTTTTCGTGAGGGGAGGCTGCCGGGAGCCCGagagctgttttgctttgtggggcttggggggggggggagacaAGGGCAAGAAAAATGCTGCCAAACTGCTACTGCTTTGGCAAGGGCTCCAGCGCGGGGCCCAGATCTGCCTGAGCTTGTCCTGCTCCAAGGCCTCCCGCATCTACAATTAAGGTGCCCCACCTCTGCCGCCGGGCACTCCTCCCCCTGCCCTGGCGATGGAGCTGGGTCGCCAGCATgccccccccagcccaccccgGCACCTCGGTTCTGCAGCCCCTCACCGGGCTCGCTacccctgcagca is part of the Numida meleagris isolate 19003 breed g44 Domestic line chromosome 5, NumMel1.0, whole genome shotgun sequence genome and harbors:
- the WNT6 gene encoding protein Wnt-6 isoform X2 encodes the protein MDPNSICRKTKRLAGKQAELCQLEPEIVQEVAKGTKLGVRECQYQFRFRRWNCTSHSKYFGKILQQDIRETAFVYAITAAGVSHAITQACSMGELLQCGCELTRSRAPPSPTAGPGTEGTAWEWGGCGDDVQFGYEKSQQFMDAKSKKGKNDIRALIDLHNNEAGRLAVRSYMRTECKCHGLSGSCTLRTCWRKMPHFREVGDRLLERFNGAFKVMGGNDGKTLIPVGDNIKPPDKQDLIYSADSPDFCSANRKTGSLGTRGRVCNSTAMDTSGCDLLCCGRGHRDETVVLEENCLCRFHWCCVVQCRKCSVRQELSLCV
- the WNT6 gene encoding protein Wnt-6 isoform X1; protein product: MLPRSRTQLGLFFILLCPANIIGLWWAVGSPLVMDPNSICRKTKRLAGKQAELCQLEPEIVQEVAKGTKLGVRECQYQFRFRRWNCTSHSKYFGKILQQDIRETAFVYAITAAGVSHAITQACSMGELLQCGCELTRSRAPPSPTAGPGTEGTAWEWGGCGDDVQFGYEKSQQFMDAKSKKGKNDIRALIDLHNNEAGRLAVRSYMRTECKCHGLSGSCTLRTCWRKMPHFREVGDRLLERFNGAFKVMGGNDGKTLIPVGDNIKPPDKQDLIYSADSPDFCSANRKTGSLGTRGRVCNSTAMDTSGCDLLCCGRGHRDETVVLEENCLCRFHWCCVVQCRKCSVRQELSLCV